The segment CGCATCGGCATCGCGCAACTTCCGCACGATCTGCTCAGGACTATGCCGCGTCCTACGTTTCGTCGTCATTGTGAAAGTCTCCTTGCCCATCGGGCTAAAGACCTTCATAACAACTGGATCAGTTTTTCAACAGCAGGCCAACGCGCCCTGGTATTTTCAGGTAAACGGTGGTAAGCCGTTTGCCTTCGCTGGAATATGGGAGCGGTGGGACAAGGGAGACAAGCCGCTCGAATCGTGCGCCATTCTCACCACGACGCCTAATGAACTAATGGCCCCGATCCATGATCGACTGCCCGTTATCTTGTCGCCCACTGATTACGACGCCTGGCTGGATTCAACAATGAATGATCCGGAGAAACTGACCTACCTTTATGAACCGTTTCCAGCCAGTGAAATGTCCAAGTATCGAGTTAGCGCCTACGTCAACAAGGTCGGCAATAAAGGCAAGGCGTGCATGGAGCCGCTAACCCAATGACTAATTAACATCCTAGGGGACTGCCTTTTCCAAGTTTCAATTCCAAACTCTGATCACTGGCTTCGGCATTCTGTTTGGCCCGGGCCGTCGGATGCGCCGGTGGCGGGTTGAGAGATGATACCGATTCTTTGTCATCGTCGATGAAAAAGACCTCGCCTGGCACAACTACAATTCTGGCTAGGTTTTTCTTCACCCTTTTCGGCGGCTGGGATAACAATGTTCAGATTTGCCAAGTCGTTATTTCCAGCGATACGTTGAAGACTTGCTTCTAAATCTCCATTCTGAAAGAACCGAAGCTCAAACGGCCTGGGATCAGTAATTTTAATGGTATAGCCACCGTCACTTTGGCTTGTCGCCGTCCCAATAATGTCATTCGACGGATTGCCTAAAGCGTCCAGTGCAAACGCTTGAATCTCAACTTTGTCAACTGGTGCATTAGTAAGCCTTTTAGTATTCCCCGTAATTGTTCCAGCAATTGTTGCAGACAAAAAAATCGATTGAAGAATTCCTGTTAAAGCCGCGATAAAAGACATACATTTGTGGTTTGCGTTCATTTGTGGACTCTCATAACCAGGTTGTAATTAGATGGATTGGAAGGAAACTCATATTTCGAAACGTCGGTGCGCTTCTGCACTATTAGTATCAGGACAATAAAATCTCCTTTGTTAGGTTTTGAAAGTTCGATTACTTCTTTCGATGGCGGCTCAGGCTCATCTGGTAAAAATCGTAAGTCGTCATACGTGGGTATTTCACTTGATTGATATGCTGAAGCATGACGAATCAAAAAAGCTTTACCTCCCATCGTGCGAACGGGCTGACCAAAGGCTGTCCAGAATGAGAAAGAGTGATAATCTTCCTCAAAATTGCCGTCTTGTTCGACAAGGAGGACATCTTGATCCGACGAAGGATTCAATCCCTTCACGTAACTTCGTAGAAGTTGATTAACCTGCTTGTTGTTATGAGCTTGCAGTGTCGAAAAGCTCTGGGTTTTAATCGGCGGTAAAAATTCCACTGATGCCGCCTTGAATTCAACTCTTTTGTCCTGCCCTGGAAGAAGCTGGAGATAGCCAAGAACTGGGCACGAAATTATTAGAGTGAGAGTCAAGCGCAACGCCCATCTACCAAAATATACGGACCCTGCGTTGAATTCATGCGGCTGGGGCAGATTGCCCGCCTTAGTTTTCTGAACATACCAAAGGATTGGCGGAAGGACGAAGAGTAGTGCGAAGAGGATTAAAAGTAGACTAGGCAATAAGACTTTTTCCCCGTCGTCCCCCTGAACCGCTACAAGAAAAGCTGCGACTTGGGTAGTCAAGAATGCAAGAAGAAATCCAATAGGAGAATACGCATCGCCCTCCCCGAAACCATTTGCATCGGACGGATGTCCGAATGCTTCCCAGACCAAATTTCGAACGCATTGACACATTGTGGATGAATAGACTTTCCCATGCTTTGCGAGAAACCCCCCAAGACCTGCGAATATACCCCCTGATTTTGGTACTGCAAGTGGCTACCATAGATAGGGCGAAAGTTTTTCTTCGAGACAAGTGAACGTTGTATAAATAACTAATTGACAGAAGGCTCGGGCACCTGGACTCGCCAATTTACGGCTCGCTTTCCGCCTCGGCCAACCAGTTCTGAAAGTTGGCTTTTGCTGTTTGAGGATCCGGGGGCACGATGGGCACAGCGGCTGGAGCGGCGCGCATGGCGAGTGCCCGGGCCTGCGTTGGCCGTTGTCGGCCCATGTGTTGCATGAATGCGGCCAATCCCTCCTGGTTTTCATTTAGCGGCGGTCTGGCGCGCGGCGTTGCCCTTAGCGCGGCCACCGCTTTAGGGAGCGTCGGCATCGCTGGCATGACGATGGAAGTTGGCGTATCGGTTCTCGGCACCGCAGTCCAATTCACGCAGGATGCGAAGTTTTCCGCTGCTCGCACACGGGCGGTAAGCGGGTCCACATTCCACCCATCTTTGTCGCACAAATATCGCAGTAGGCTGGTGTGATCGAAGTGCTTGCCCTGGGCGCGGCCGAAAATTCCCTGTTCGATCCATGGGGAAACGAGTAGCGCCGGCACGCGAACGCCAAGCTGGGTGAAAGTGCAACCCTGTTGATGCAAACCATCTGGCGAAACCGCAGCCGGTGGAATCACATGGTCGTAAAACCCGCCGTGCTCGTCGTAAAGTACAACGAACATCGTTGAATTCCACAGCTCCTCGTTGGCACGGATGGCATTGTAAACAGACGCCAAAAGTTCCTGCGCCCTGACAACATTGTGAGGCGGATGGTCGTCATTTTGGTGAGGCGGATTGTATCGCGGTTCGAGAAACGCATACTGCGGGAAGTCATCGGCCGATCGTGTCGCGTGGCTGTAGAAACTCCCGAGCGAATGGAAGTGATCTATGTGGTCCCACAATTGTTCAAGCAGGGCCGACTGCGGGAGGTCGCCGGCATAAATCGCCCAACTGATTCCCTTGTCTTCCAGTTCGTTGTAAATGGTTCGCTGGCTGTAACCGGCGAAATGCAACGCACCCATTTTCACACGGCCCAGCGACGTGCCGGAATGCACAAAGAATCGATTCGCCCAGGTCGGCCCCGGCACCGAAGAGAA is part of the Pirellulales bacterium genome and harbors:
- a CDS encoding SOS response-associated peptidase family protein, whose amino-acid sequence is ASASRNFRTICSGLCRVLRFVVIVKVSLPIGLKTFITTGSVFQQQANAPWYFQVNGGKPFAFAGIWERWDKGDKPLESCAILTTTPNELMAPIHDRLPVILSPTDYDAWLDSTMNDPEKLTYLYEPFPASEMSKYRVSAYVNKVGNKGKACMEPLTQ
- a CDS encoding alkaline phosphatase family protein, whose amino-acid sequence is MEIDPIKHVIVLMLENRSFDQMLGCFGAAVDGVVAGSEGVNYDAAGNSYKQRPIAETSFAFDPRHEWEHVIDQLADNYGGFVKDFAAAAEGSPTPNDYHGVMDYFALGQVGALHQLAEHFAVCDRWFSSVPGPTWANRFFVHSGTSLGRVKMGALHFAGYSQRTIYNELEDKGISWAIYAGDLPQSALLEQLWDHIDHFHSLGSFYSHATRSADDFPQYAFLEPRYNPPHQNDDHPPHNVVRAQELLASVYNAIRANEELWNSTMFVVLYDEHGGFYDHVIPPAAVSPDGLHQQGCTFTQLGVRVPALLVSPWIEQGIFGRAQGKHFDHTSLLRYLCDKDGWNVDPLTARVRAAENFASCVNWTAVPRTDTPTSIVMPAMPTLPKAVAALRATPRARPPLNENQEGLAAFMQHMGRQRPTQARALAMRAAPAAVPIVPPDPQTAKANFQNWLAEAESEP